One genomic window of Lytechinus variegatus isolate NC3 chromosome 1, Lvar_3.0, whole genome shotgun sequence includes the following:
- the LOC121416419 gene encoding MORN repeat-containing protein 2-like, whose product MPAKGGRKGEVKEEEKVPQLRGVFVFPNGDRYEGDYVKTDDGAIERNGHGLHITPDGLCYDGEWAGDKMNGQGKLTHPSGSVYEGEFVNNQFHGKGRYTFANKAVFDGEFNENKMEGDGQFTDTDKQVWFGAFHCKAAPGLKFKLSM is encoded by the exons ATGCCAG CTAAAGGAGGACGAAAAGGAGAAGTCAAGGAAGAGGAAAAAGTACCTCAACTCAGGGGTGTTTTTGTATTTCCAAATGGAGACAGATATG AGGGTGATTATGTGAAGACCGACGACGGAGCCATAGAGCGCAACGGCCACGGATTGCACATCACACCCGATGGGCTGTGTTATGATGGAGAATGGGCCGGTGATAAGATGAACGGACAAGGAAAACTAACGCATCCCAGTGGAAGCGTCTATGAAGGAGAGTTTGTCAATAACCAGTTTCACGGCAAGGGAAGATACACATTCGCCAACAAGGCTGTGTTTGATGGCGAGTTCAATGAAAATAA AATGGAAGGCGATGGGCAATTTACAGATACGGACAAACAAGTCTGGTTTGGTGCTTTCCACTGTAAAGCAGCTCCGGGACTGAAATTCAAACTGTCAATGTGA